A single Vulpes lagopus strain Blue_001 chromosome 3, ASM1834538v1, whole genome shotgun sequence DNA region contains:
- the NPY4R2 gene encoding neuropeptide Y receptor type 4-2, with product MNISHFLALLLPGSPQGQNRSKLKGVPYNFSDHCQDSVDLMVFIVTSYSIETVVGILGNLCLICVTIRQKEKANVTSLLIANLAFSDFLMCLICQPLTAVYTIMDYWVFGEALCKVLAFIQCMSVTVSILSLVLVALERHQLIINPTGWKPSISQAYLGIVVIWLTACLLSLPFLVNSVLENVFHRNHSKAVEFLADKLVCTESWPRHHYRIVYTTLLLLFQYCMPLAFILVCYARVYRHLRKRKRVFRKGTYNSRAWQMKRINGILVAMVVAFAVLWLPLHVFNSLEDWYHEAIPICYGNLIFLVCHLLAMASTCVNPFIYGFLNTNFKKEVKALVLTCQQSTPVDESEHMPLSTVHTEVSKGSLRFSGRSNPI from the coding sequence ATGAACATCTCTCACTTCCTGGCCTTGCTGCTCCCAGGATCCCCGCAGGGTCAGAACAGGAGCAAATTGAAGGGCGTTCCCTACAACTTCTCTGACCACTGCCAGGATTCTGTGGACCTGATGGTCTTCATTGTCACCTCGTACAGCATCGAGACTGTCGTAGGCATCCTGGGAAACCTCTGCCTGATATGTGTGACcatcaggcagaaggagaaagccaACGTGACCAGCCTGCTCATCGCCAACCTGGCTTTCTCCGACTTCCTCATGTGCCTCATCTGCCAGCCGCTCACGGCCGTATACACCATCATGGACTACTGGGTGTTCGGAGAGGCCCTTTGCAAGGTGTTGGCGTTCATCCAGTGTATGTCGGTGACGGTCTCCATCCTCTCACTTGTGCTCGTGGCCCTGGAGAGGCATCAGCTCATCATCAACCCAACGGGCTGGAAGCCCAGCATCTCCCAGGCCTACCTGGGGATTGTGGTCATCTGGCTCACCGCCTGCttgctctccctgcccttcctggtCAACAGCGTCCTTGAGAATGTCTTTCACAGGAACCACTCCAAGGCCGTGGAGTTTCTGGCGGACAAGCTGGTCTGTACGGAGTCGTGGCCGCGGCACCACTATCGTATCGTCTACACCACCTTGCTGCTGCTCTTCCAGTACTGCATGCCGTTGGCCTTCATCCTGGTCTGCTACGCGCGTGTCTATCGGCACCTGCGGAAGCGGAAGCGGGTATTCCGCAAGGGCACCTACAACTCGCGGGCTTGGCAGATGAAGCGGATCAACGGGATCCTTGTGGCCATGGTGGTTGCCTTCGCCGTGCTCTGGCTGCCCCTGCACGTGTTCAACAGCCTGGAGGACTGGTACCACGAGGCCATCCCCATCTGCTACGGCAACCTCATCTTCCTGGTGTGTCATCTGCTTGCCATGGCCTCGACCTGTGTCAACCCTTTCATCTATGGCTTTCTTAACACCAACTTCAAGAAGGAGGTCAAGGCCCTGGTGCTGACGTGTCAGCAGAGCACCCCCGTGGATGAGTCTGAGCACATGCCCCTGTCCACGGTGCACACGGAGGTCTCCAAAGGGTCTCTGAGGTTCAGTGGCAGGTCTAACCCCATTTAG